One part of the Tolypothrix sp. NIES-4075 genome encodes these proteins:
- a CDS encoding prepilin peptidase — MDLLILVPTSVIVFALGASIGSFINVVVYRLPAKLSILFPPSRCPHCLRQLKAHDNVPVLGWLWLKGRCRYCKSKISIRYPVVEAITGIIFILVFFVFKVSILTIGYWAFCSWLLALSLIDFDTMILPNQLTQSGLVLGIVFQMIVGFLPEASWSGLVHHLMRGIVGAVLGLWLFDAIAIFGSIAFGKTAMGGGDAKLAAMMGAWLGWKLLLLAGFLACTLGALAGSSAIILSKKKWGQKMPFGPFLALGAAIALFGGEAILSSYIRLFFPVT, encoded by the coding sequence ATGGACTTGTTGATACTCGTACCGACGAGTGTAATTGTTTTCGCTTTGGGTGCATCTATCGGTAGCTTTATCAACGTTGTAGTTTATCGGCTACCTGCTAAGTTGTCGATTCTCTTTCCTCCTTCTCGCTGTCCCCATTGCTTGAGGCAGCTAAAAGCACACGATAACGTTCCTGTGCTGGGTTGGTTGTGGTTAAAAGGGCGTTGCCGTTATTGTAAAAGTAAGATTTCTATCCGTTATCCTGTGGTAGAGGCGATAACGGGGATTATTTTTATACTAGTTTTCTTTGTATTTAAAGTTTCAATTTTGACAATCGGCTATTGGGCTTTTTGTAGTTGGTTATTAGCGCTATCGCTCATCGACTTTGATACTATGATTCTCCCCAATCAATTAACACAGTCTGGGTTAGTATTGGGGATTGTGTTTCAAATGATTGTTGGTTTTTTACCAGAAGCTAGCTGGAGTGGACTAGTTCATCATTTGATGCGGGGGATAGTCGGAGCAGTATTAGGGTTATGGTTATTTGATGCGATCGCTATATTTGGTTCTATCGCTTTTGGCAAAACAGCGATGGGTGGAGGTGATGCCAAACTAGCAGCAATGATGGGAGCTTGGTTAGGTTGGAAGCTTTTGCTTTTAGCTGGTTTTCTCGCCTGTACCCTCGGAGCCTTAGCAGGTAGCAGTGCAATTATATTATCAAAAAAGAAGTGGGGACAAAAGATGCCTTTTGGTCCCTTTCTCGCTTTAGGAGCTGCGATCGCTCTTTTTGGTGGTGAAGCAATTTTATCTAGCTACATCAGGTTATTTTTCCCCGTTACTTGA
- a CDS encoding ABC transporter substrate-binding protein, with the protein MISNVWKFLRVVVAIAIAFTIIGCQKLPLFAHNAPAPVIVKLSSWAANPAEQKLLKQLLNDFELQHPAIKVKHEVINDQYMDVIKTRFVGEAAPDVFYLDVFEAPFLMSQDVLEPLDAYIKPEFDLADFQLTLLDSFKYQNHIYGLPKDYSTLALFYNKQAFAAANLSSPPTTWDELRSDSKLLTVDRNRDGRIDQYGFGEIPELARQAYKIKAFGGQLVTENGYAAFASVAGLQGLQLAVDQYQKDRTSAQKSDVGTNSGSEMFGQGKAAMVIEGNWAIPYLKETFPKLQFATAEVPTMNEKKGTMVFTVAYVMNKLALHKAEAWELMSYLTSKQGMQKWTATGFALPTRKSVAEKLDYEKDLMRSPFLTGVDYAIPWQAGKYPAVIMNNFDNQFVSAMLGQQPLKQAMVRSQAEANKQIKAME; encoded by the coding sequence ATGATCAGCAACGTGTGGAAATTTTTGCGAGTAGTAGTAGCGATCGCCATTGCCTTCACCATTATCGGTTGCCAAAAATTACCACTCTTCGCACATAATGCACCAGCACCAGTTATCGTTAAACTCAGCAGTTGGGCTGCTAATCCGGCTGAACAAAAATTACTCAAACAACTCTTAAACGATTTTGAATTACAACATCCAGCCATAAAAGTCAAGCATGAAGTCATCAATGACCAATACATGGATGTGATTAAAACACGCTTTGTCGGCGAAGCTGCACCCGATGTGTTTTATTTGGATGTATTCGAGGCTCCTTTTTTGATGAGTCAGGATGTCTTAGAACCTCTTGACGCTTATATCAAACCAGAATTTGACTTAGCTGACTTTCAGTTGACGCTACTCGACAGCTTCAAATACCAAAATCATATTTATGGTTTGCCTAAAGATTATTCTACACTGGCACTGTTTTACAATAAACAAGCTTTCGCCGCAGCTAATTTGAGCAGTCCTCCGACAACTTGGGATGAACTCCGCAGCGACTCGAAGCTGTTGACAGTGGATCGCAATCGAGACGGCAGAATCGATCAATACGGCTTTGGGGAAATTCCTGAATTAGCGCGTCAAGCTTATAAAATCAAAGCCTTTGGCGGACAACTTGTGACAGAAAATGGTTATGCTGCTTTTGCGAGTGTTGCAGGTTTACAAGGATTGCAGTTAGCCGTAGACCAGTATCAAAAAGACCGCACCTCCGCACAAAAATCTGATGTGGGGACAAACTCAGGTAGTGAAATGTTTGGTCAAGGTAAAGCAGCGATGGTGATTGAGGGTAATTGGGCTATTCCTTATTTAAAAGAAACCTTTCCCAAGCTGCAATTTGCTACCGCAGAAGTGCCGACAATGAATGAAAAAAAAGGCACTATGGTATTTACAGTTGCCTATGTAATGAATAAACTAGCATTGCACAAAGCAGAAGCTTGGGAGTTGATGTCTTATTTGACAAGCAAACAAGGTATGCAGAAGTGGACAGCAACCGGGTTTGCACTACCTACCCGCAAATCAGTGGCAGAGAAATTAGATTATGAAAAAGACTTGATGCGATCGCCTTTCCTCACAGGTGTTGATTATGCCATACCCTGGCAAGCAGGTAAATACCCAGCAGTGATTATGAACAACTTTGACAACCAATTTGTCAGCGCAATGCTGGGACAACAACCATTAAAACAGGCAATGGTGCGATCGCAAGCAGAAGCCAACAAGCAAATTAAAGCAATGGAGTGA
- a CDS encoding ScyD/ScyE family protein has product MLLSFLSKSTLSLTAISLFFSVISQSKPVEAASFKVVADGLDNVRGLSFSPDGSLYITEAGVGGDGRCIPGPSLEGLDSCAGTSGAVTRVKDGKQERILTGLPSIALRPSGATGEGPQDIQFDAAGNPYLLIGYGGNPTINDFQGNSPSWGQLYKVDFNTNSLTSIADLGKYELANNADGEAVLDVSGEIASNPYAFTIKGNTAYIVDAAANNILTVGLDGSNLKSFAVLPKQTITNPIFPTPEPGQVSPPDAPPPGQTPNEVEIQSVPTGVVFGADDALYVSEYTGFPFPQGKARIFRVAANGETTVYADGFTQLGDLAFDAKGNLYALQYGNEPQWKGISDASVIKIAPDGTRTTLLSGNGLESATALTVGLDGAIYVSSKGDRPGVGQVLRIDNSAKVPEPSSALSLLAFAVLGIGSFTKRKR; this is encoded by the coding sequence ATGCTTTTATCTTTTCTTTCTAAATCAACTCTTAGCCTGACAGCTATAAGTTTATTTTTTAGCGTTATTTCTCAAAGCAAACCAGTAGAAGCTGCTTCTTTTAAAGTAGTTGCTGATGGTCTTGACAATGTACGCGGTCTGAGCTTTAGTCCTGATGGTAGTTTATATATTACAGAAGCAGGTGTGGGAGGGGATGGACGTTGCATTCCCGGACCCAGTTTGGAAGGTCTTGATTCATGTGCTGGTACAAGTGGTGCTGTCACCAGAGTTAAAGATGGCAAGCAAGAGCGTATACTTACAGGGTTGCCTTCAATAGCATTAAGACCCAGCGGTGCAACGGGTGAAGGTCCTCAAGATATACAATTTGATGCAGCTGGAAATCCTTATCTTCTCATCGGATATGGTGGTAATCCAACTATCAACGATTTTCAAGGCAATTCTCCAAGCTGGGGACAGCTTTATAAAGTAGATTTCAATACAAATTCTTTAACAAGTATTGCTGACTTAGGAAAATATGAACTCGCTAATAATGCCGATGGGGAAGCTGTGCTTGATGTTAGCGGTGAAATAGCCAGCAATCCCTATGCTTTTACAATTAAGGGCAATACTGCTTATATTGTCGATGCGGCAGCAAACAACATTTTAACTGTCGGACTTGATGGCAGTAATTTGAAGTCGTTTGCTGTGCTTCCCAAGCAAACTATAACTAATCCGATTTTCCCAACTCCGGAACCAGGACAAGTGTCACCTCCCGATGCACCACCACCCGGACAAACACCAAATGAGGTGGAAATTCAATCAGTACCTACAGGTGTTGTTTTTGGTGCTGATGACGCTTTATATGTCAGCGAGTATACGGGTTTTCCTTTCCCGCAAGGTAAAGCGCGGATTTTTAGAGTTGCAGCGAATGGTGAAACAACAGTTTATGCTGACGGTTTTACTCAACTCGGTGACTTGGCTTTTGATGCTAAGGGCAATTTATACGCTTTACAATATGGCAATGAGCCGCAGTGGAAAGGTATTTCTGATGCTTCTGTAATTAAAATAGCTCCTGATGGTACTCGAACAACGCTGCTTAGTGGTAACGGATTAGAGTCAGCTACAGCGTTAACTGTTGGTTTGGATGGTGCGATTTATGTTTCTAGTAAAGGCGATCGCCCTGGTGTTGGTCAAGTTTTAAGAATTGACAACAGCGCAAAAGTCCCCGAACCAAGTTCTGCACTGTCGCTACTCGCTTTTGCTGTTTTAGGAATTGGTTCGTTCACCAAGCGCAAGCGCTAA
- a CDS encoding MFS transporter, which translates to MDSVEFDIDAPLVPEITKVAAPETAISPTAKPGTPVTKDAIRTSLRASTIDGAFAAVYTITTTGILLSNFLVELHASPVAIGMLTSIPMLVNLIQPVGAYLSERITSRFRYSLWTNGPARLVWLILVLGIVAFSWGLVNSQQLVILTLGIVLLSNVFNGLGGASWLSWMAQIVPRKLRGRYFGLRNSVASLTNLICVALAGLAISKWYGGAIQGYGVVVFVGILAAIISLGCQYFQVDINPQQQNTLPDRISENKALSIEAVDSDLPNTETIEIKSDLALSGDSSTGKSIFKDVNFLMFLLYFGLWAFAVNLGAPFFNYYLLDTLDIDVSWVATYGSLRAGATLVMLILWGKLADKIGNRPILLIVGLVLALTPLLWLLVGNSPLDIWVWLPLLHILLGITWAGIDLCNNNIQLGIAPVRHQAIYFAIAAAVAGVSGALGTTIGGFVAQFSIYGGLRGLFAISVIFRLAAFIPLVFVREPKH; encoded by the coding sequence ATGGATTCTGTTGAGTTTGATATCGATGCTCCTTTAGTTCCAGAAATTACTAAGGTAGCAGCACCAGAAACAGCAATTTCTCCTACCGCCAAACCCGGAACACCAGTTACTAAAGATGCTATTCGTACTTCGTTGCGAGCTTCAACTATAGATGGTGCTTTCGCTGCGGTTTACACAATTACCACCACTGGCATTTTGCTCAGTAACTTCCTCGTGGAGTTACATGCTAGTCCTGTGGCTATTGGGATGCTTACCTCAATCCCAATGTTGGTAAATCTAATTCAGCCAGTAGGTGCATATCTTTCAGAACGCATCACAAGCCGCTTCCGCTATTCCCTTTGGACTAATGGTCCGGCTCGCCTAGTGTGGCTAATTCTAGTACTTGGTATTGTAGCCTTCAGCTGGGGACTAGTTAATTCTCAGCAACTGGTTATCTTGACGTTAGGGATTGTTCTACTCAGTAATGTCTTTAACGGACTGGGAGGTGCATCTTGGCTAAGTTGGATGGCTCAGATAGTTCCCCGCAAATTGCGCGGGCGCTATTTTGGGTTACGCAACAGTGTAGCTAGCCTGACTAATTTAATTTGTGTAGCTTTAGCGGGTCTAGCTATATCAAAATGGTATGGTGGCGCAATCCAAGGTTATGGCGTGGTTGTGTTTGTCGGCATTCTGGCGGCAATTATCAGTTTGGGGTGTCAGTACTTTCAGGTTGATATTAATCCACAGCAGCAAAATACTTTACCCGATCGAATAAGTGAAAACAAGGCTCTTTCAATTGAAGCGGTTGATAGCGATTTGCCGAATACCGAGACTATAGAAATAAAGAGTGATTTAGCTTTGTCTGGAGATTCCAGTACTGGCAAAAGCATCTTTAAGGATGTTAACTTTTTGATGTTTCTGTTGTATTTCGGCTTATGGGCGTTTGCCGTTAATCTCGGCGCTCCATTTTTTAACTATTACTTGTTGGACACGCTGGATATAGATGTCAGTTGGGTGGCGACTTACGGTAGCTTGCGGGCAGGGGCAACTTTAGTGATGCTTATTCTCTGGGGTAAGTTGGCAGACAAAATCGGCAATCGTCCAATCTTGCTTATCGTCGGGCTTGTGCTAGCACTTACACCGCTGCTGTGGCTTTTAGTTGGTAACAGTCCGCTTGATATTTGGGTCTGGTTGCCGTTGTTACACATCCTTCTCGGCATAACTTGGGCGGGTATTGACTTGTGTAATAACAACATCCAGCTAGGAATAGCACCAGTTAGACATCAGGCGATTTATTTTGCGATCGCTGCTGCGGTGGCTGGAGTTAGTGGTGCATTAGGTACAACTATAGGCGGCTTCGTCGCCCAATTCTCTATTTATGGCGGCTTACGCGGATTATTCGCTATCTCTGTAATATTTCGGCTAGCAGCTTTCATTCCGCTCGTCTTTGTGCGAGAACCGAAACACTAA
- a CDS encoding Uma2 family endonuclease, translating into MSPDLKNALPSTDELPCSDDIPVDNEDQNFLPNVLLFLLQSIWASRMDWFFGVDMAVYHTTGINPRVPVVPDGFLSLGVERKKNGKSRKSYAVWEENQVVPILTLEMVSHSPGGEYDEKMAIYNRLGVLYYVIYNPEFWRRDQHHPFEVYKLVDGNYQLQIGEPCWMPEVGLGIGRYQGVVAGIPQELLSWYNQRGDRYLTIEEQAQIERSRAEQERSRAEQLADYLRSLGIDPDNLPSKQS; encoded by the coding sequence ATGTCACCCGATCTCAAAAATGCGTTACCCAGTACTGACGAGTTGCCTTGTTCAGACGATATACCTGTGGATAACGAAGACCAAAATTTTCTACCCAATGTCTTACTGTTTTTACTTCAGTCAATTTGGGCTTCGCGGATGGATTGGTTCTTCGGTGTCGATATGGCAGTATATCACACTACGGGAATTAATCCGAGAGTACCTGTAGTGCCAGATGGATTTTTAAGTTTGGGAGTTGAACGCAAAAAAAACGGTAAATCGCGCAAAAGTTACGCAGTTTGGGAAGAAAATCAGGTAGTTCCAATACTTACGTTAGAGATGGTGTCTCACTCCCCAGGTGGTGAATACGACGAGAAGATGGCTATCTACAATCGATTGGGTGTATTATACTATGTGATTTACAATCCGGAATTTTGGCGGCGCGACCAACATCATCCATTTGAAGTGTATAAGTTGGTTGATGGTAACTATCAATTGCAGATAGGTGAACCTTGCTGGATGCCTGAAGTCGGTTTGGGAATTGGACGATATCAAGGTGTTGTAGCTGGTATTCCCCAGGAGTTACTGTCTTGGTATAATCAGCGGGGCGATCGCTATTTAACCATAGAAGAACAAGCTCAAATTGAGCGATCGCGTGCAGAACAAGAGCGATCGCGTGCAGAACAATTAGCAGATTATTTGCGATCGCTCGGCATCGATCCTGATAATCTACCTAGCAAGCAATCTTAA
- the accD gene encoding acetyl-CoA carboxylase, carboxyltransferase subunit beta, protein MANNEESRGLKSLLDWFANRRKSGSISVERQEREIADGLWNKCPKCGVLTYAKDLRANQMVCTECGHHNRVDSDERIRQLIDANTWKPIDENLLPADPLQFRDRKPYSDRLRETQEKLGLIDAVKTGLGEINNLPIALGVMDFRFMGGSMGSVVGEKLTRLIEQATQRRYAVVIVCTSGGARMQEGMLSLMQMAKISAALQRHRDARLLYIPVLTNPTTGGVTASFAMLGDIILAEPKAMIGFAGRRVIEQTLREKLPDDFQTAEDLLKHGFVDDIVPRTQLKNTLAQLISLHQPAPTTPHMVLWETRSLSSTAVE, encoded by the coding sequence ATGGCAAACAACGAAGAATCACGCGGTTTAAAGTCTTTGTTAGATTGGTTTGCAAATCGACGTAAATCAGGCTCTATCAGTGTTGAACGCCAAGAACGGGAAATTGCTGATGGGTTGTGGAATAAATGTCCTAAGTGTGGTGTATTGACATATGCCAAAGACCTGAGGGCTAATCAAATGGTTTGCACTGAATGCGGACATCATAATCGAGTGGATAGCGATGAGCGCATCCGCCAATTGATAGATGCGAATACGTGGAAACCTATAGATGAGAATTTGCTTCCTGCCGATCCTCTGCAATTTCGCGATCGCAAACCTTATAGCGATCGCTTGCGAGAAACTCAAGAAAAACTTGGCTTAATCGATGCTGTAAAAACTGGTTTAGGGGAAATCAATAATTTACCCATCGCTCTTGGAGTCATGGACTTCCGATTTATGGGTGGTAGCATGGGTTCGGTGGTTGGTGAAAAACTCACCCGCCTAATTGAGCAAGCGACTCAGCGGCGATATGCTGTAGTTATCGTTTGCACCTCTGGTGGTGCAAGAATGCAAGAAGGAATGCTTTCTTTGATGCAGATGGCGAAAATCTCCGCAGCCTTACAACGCCATCGAGATGCACGACTATTGTATATTCCTGTTTTAACCAATCCCACCACAGGCGGCGTTACTGCTAGTTTTGCCATGTTAGGCGATATAATTTTGGCAGAACCAAAAGCAATGATCGGTTTTGCTGGTCGGCGAGTGATTGAGCAAACTTTGCGCGAAAAACTGCCCGATGATTTTCAGACTGCTGAAGATTTGTTAAAACACGGCTTTGTCGATGATATCGTACCGCGTACCCAGTTAAAGAACACTTTAGCGCAGCTGATTTCCTTACACCAGCCAGCACCAACCACACCTCATATGGTGTTGTGGGAAACTAGATCGTTAAGTTCTACCGCAGTTGAGTAA
- a CDS encoding PEP-CTERM sorting domain-containing protein codes for MIFNSLKVWLFPLALTLVGVCSNAARATAQTIYPLSSDYRTTVNITPIAGDISQVFEVGVSDDAPYGLELYKGLTYSVLDSKGNLTFNNNPEVFGVQGYPLGYIQFGDGTNKLFGTSDASAAVNFDNLTAKGSGLVYITGGEGIFKGATATLLFSEDDIVNLGSTITLNGLAKVSGSIKVSQKVPEPTTTTALIGIGLIGVAFLRRRSRLQSTS; via the coding sequence ATGATATTCAATTCACTTAAGGTGTGGCTTTTTCCACTAGCCCTCACCCTAGTTGGTGTTTGCTCAAATGCAGCTAGAGCAACAGCACAAACCATTTATCCATTAAGTAGCGATTATCGTACAACTGTTAACATTACACCCATCGCTGGTGACATTTCCCAGGTATTTGAGGTAGGTGTGAGTGATGATGCTCCTTATGGTTTGGAACTATACAAGGGTCTGACATACTCCGTGCTTGACAGCAAAGGAAATCTCACCTTTAATAACAATCCAGAGGTATTTGGTGTACAAGGCTACCCATTAGGCTACATCCAATTCGGCGACGGTACGAATAAGTTATTTGGAACCAGTGATGCCAGCGCTGCCGTTAACTTTGATAACCTGACAGCTAAAGGTTCTGGTCTTGTATATATCACTGGTGGTGAGGGCATATTCAAAGGCGCTACAGCCACATTATTATTCTCGGAAGATGATATAGTTAATCTCGGATCAACTATTACCTTAAATGGTCTGGCAAAGGTAAGTGGTTCTATTAAAGTTTCTCAAAAAGTTCCGGAACCAACAACTACTACAGCGCTAATTGGCATCGGCTTGATTGGAGTCGCTTTTCTGCGGCGTCGATCGCGTCTTCAATCAACAAGCTGA